A region from the Campylobacter magnus genome encodes:
- a CDS encoding PhoX family protein has protein sequence MNRRNFIKTAALTSCASFFVPSLMAKTQDKNALLGFKAIDINTKDAFVVPEGYEARPLISWGDPLFSQASEYDESKNINENAIQNANFVMGDNNDGMFMFELENNRALIAVNNEYINPEIMFNHKGKNISLSDVRYMQNSCGVSIFEVKRLENGFYELVKDSKYNRRITAHTAMRISGPAKGDEKLKTKADKKGELVHGTINNCASGKTPWGTYLTCEENFNDFFDASAEFSQDAAQKRYGIQKGAGEYGWSLDERFDVSKNPNEPNRFGWVVEIDPYNPNSMPVKKTALGRFKHENAEVVLDKSSHVVVYMGDDEKNEFIYKFVSKNKYDGKARNLLDEGTLYVAKFHGKVGDNKGSGEWIELVHGKNGLDDKNGFNSQADVLINARLAASIVGATPMDRPEWVAADPNSDFVYVTLTNNDKREEPNAPNPRKNNIYGHILRFVNDGSHINTKFSWDIFLLAGNEPFSDTGASKNINKDNIFNSPDGLKFDKYSRLWIQTDGKYSNKGAYANMGNNQMLCADPLSGEIRRFLSGPIACEITGVIISDDCKTMLVGVQHPGEKGANSTFPYGKTPRSTIMQIRKLDGRILGS, from the coding sequence ATGAATAGAAGAAATTTTATTAAAACAGCAGCGCTAACTAGCTGCGCTAGTTTTTTTGTGCCATCACTAATGGCTAAAACGCAAGATAAAAATGCACTCTTAGGCTTTAAGGCAATAGATATAAATACAAAAGATGCGTTTGTGGTGCCTGAGGGCTATGAGGCTAGGCCGCTTATTTCGTGGGGAGATCCGCTATTTTCACAGGCAAGTGAGTATGATGAAAGTAAAAATATAAATGAAAACGCTATACAAAATGCTAATTTTGTAATGGGCGATAATAATGATGGTATGTTTATGTTTGAGCTTGAAAATAACAGAGCTTTAATAGCTGTAAATAATGAGTATATAAATCCTGAAATAATGTTTAATCACAAAGGCAAAAATATAAGCCTAAGTGATGTAAGGTATATGCAAAATTCTTGCGGAGTTAGTATATTTGAGGTAAAAAGGCTAGAAAATGGCTTTTATGAGTTAGTAAAAGATAGCAAATATAACCGCAGAATCACAGCCCATACTGCTATGAGAATTTCAGGTCCAGCAAAAGGCGATGAAAAACTAAAAACAAAAGCTGATAAAAAAGGCGAGCTAGTACATGGCACTATAAATAACTGCGCTAGTGGCAAGACACCTTGGGGGACTTATTTAACTTGCGAAGAAAACTTTAATGATTTTTTTGATGCTAGCGCAGAGTTTAGTCAAGATGCCGCGCAAAAAAGATATGGAATTCAAAAAGGTGCTGGCGAGTATGGCTGGAGCCTTGATGAGAGATTTGATGTATCAAAAAATCCAAATGAGCCAAACCGCTTTGGCTGGGTTGTAGAAATAGACCCATATAATCCAAACTCTATGCCTGTTAAAAAAACAGCCCTTGGTAGATTTAAACACGAAAATGCCGAGGTAGTGCTAGATAAAAGCTCTCATGTAGTAGTATATATGGGCGATGATGAAAAAAATGAGTTTATATATAAATTTGTCTCAAAAAATAAATATGACGGCAAAGCAAGAAATCTTTTAGATGAAGGCACTTTGTATGTAGCAAAATTTCATGGCAAAGTAGGGGATAATAAAGGCAGTGGCGAGTGGATAGAGCTAGTACATGGTAAAAATGGGCTTGATGACAAAAATGGCTTTAACTCACAAGCTGATGTGCTAATAAACGCAAGACTTGCAGCTAGCATAGTAGGTGCTACGCCTATGGATAGACCTGAGTGGGTAGCAGCTGACCCAAACTCTGATTTTGTCTATGTTACGCTTACAAATAACGACAAAAGAGAAGAGCCAAATGCCCCAAATCCTAGAAAAAATAATATCTACGGACATATTTTGCGCTTTGTAAATGATGGCTCACACATAAATACTAAGTTTAGTTGGGATATATTTTTGTTAGCTGGTAATGAACCATTTAGCGACACAGGTGCTAGCAAAAATATAAATAAAGATAATATCTTTAATAGTCCAGATGGATTAAAGTTTGATAAATATAGTAGGCTTTGGATACAAACAGATGGCAAATACAGCAATAAAGGCGCATATGCTAATATGGGCAATAACCAAATGCTTTGTGCTGATCCGCTAAGTGGAGAAATAAGAAGATTTTTAAGTGGGCCTATTGCTTGTGAAATTACTGGTGTAATTATCAGCGATGATTGTAAAACAATGCTAGTAGGCGTCCAACACCCTGGCGAAAAAGGCGCAAATAGCACCTTCCCTTATGGCAAAACACCAAGAAGCACAATTATGCAAATAAGAAAGCTTGATGGCAGAATTTTGGGCTCTTAA
- the pstB gene encoding phosphate ABC transporter ATP-binding protein PstB, producing the protein MSILEIKNFSFYYANKNDASLEDINLSLAKSSVTALIGPSGCGKSTLLRSINRICDITQGNRYKGEINFKGKNILSKNTNLIKLRSKIGMIFQAPTPFNMSIRDNVLYGLKIKGIKNKAELNVILESSLKKANLWKEVKDRLDSDATKLSGGQAQRLCIARAIALSPEILLFDEPTSALDPISTAAIEELILELKQKYCVLIVTHNMSQAKRIADVTAFMYLGKLIEAGDSKDIFNRPKTKLLSDYVGGKIG; encoded by the coding sequence ATGAGTATTTTAGAGATTAAAAATTTTAGCTTTTATTATGCGAATAAAAATGACGCAAGCTTAGAAGATATTAATCTAAGCCTAGCAAAATCAAGCGTAACTGCGCTAATAGGCCCCTCAGGCTGTGGCAAAAGCACGCTTTTGCGCTCAATAAATAGAATTTGCGATATCACACAAGGTAATCGCTACAAAGGCGAAATAAACTTTAAAGGCAAGAATATTTTAAGCAAAAATACAAATCTAATAAAACTGCGAAGTAAAATCGGTATGATTTTTCAAGCTCCCACGCCTTTTAACATGAGCATAAGGGATAATGTGCTTTATGGCCTTAAAATCAAAGGCATAAAGAATAAAGCCGAACTTAATGTGATTTTAGAAAGCTCTCTTAAAAAGGCAAATTTATGGAAGGAAGTAAAAGACAGGTTAGACAGCGATGCTACAAAGCTAAGTGGCGGTCAAGCGCAACGCCTTTGTATCGCAAGGGCTATTGCGCTTAGCCCTGAAATTTTGCTTTTTGATGAGCCTACATCTGCTCTTGATCCTATTAGCACGGCTGCGATTGAAGAGTTAATCTTAGAGCTTAAACAAAAATACTGCGTGCTAATCGTAACTCACAATATGAGCCAAGCTAAGCGCATAGCTGATGTGACGGCCTTTATGTATCTTGGCAAGCTTATTGAAGCTGGGGATAGTAAAGATATATTTAACCGTCCAAAGACGAAGCTACTAAGTGATTATGTGGGTGGAAAAATAGGCTAG
- a CDS encoding response regulator transcription factor: MPKIIIIDDEKDMLELLEYHLKLAGYETRCFLSSAGVEAELSLGGTSLLLVDRNLISEDGLDLVKKLRAKGHEVAVIFVSAKGANSDKIAGFEGGCDDYIAKPFDINELKARIKAVLRRTAVDKDELSFGDIYMDLAQNEVRVGGEILELTALEFHILSYFLAHSKLLISRYELASQIWGDDEVSDKAINIAISRLKRKLGSSGEHLKAIRGEGYKLC; encoded by the coding sequence ATGCCAAAAATCATAATAATAGATGATGAAAAAGATATGTTAGAGCTTTTAGAATACCACTTAAAGCTAGCTGGATATGAGACAAGGTGCTTTTTAAGCAGTGCTGGCGTGGAGGCTGAGCTTAGCCTTGGAGGGACTAGTTTGCTGCTTGTAGATAGAAATCTAATCAGCGAAGACGGACTTGATCTAGTAAAAAAGCTAAGGGCAAAAGGGCATGAAGTGGCTGTGATTTTCGTAAGTGCAAAGGGCGCAAATAGCGATAAAATCGCTGGCTTTGAGGGCGGTTGCGATGATTATATAGCAAAGCCCTTTGATATAAACGAACTAAAAGCTAGGATAAAAGCTGTTTTGCGCAGGACTGCTGTGGATAAAGACGAGCTTAGTTTTGGGGATATTTACATGGATTTAGCCCAAAATGAAGTGCGAGTAGGCGGCGAGATTTTAGAGCTTACGGCTTTGGAGTTTCATATTTTAAGCTATTTTTTAGCTCACAGCAAACTGCTTATTTCACGCTACGAGCTAGCTAGCCAGATTTGGGGCGATGATGAGGTGAGTGATAAGGCGATAAACATTGCTATTTCACGCTTAAAGCGCAAGCTAGGCAGCAGCGGAGAGCATTTAAAAGCCATTAGAGGCGAGGGCTATAAGCTATGTTAG
- a CDS encoding sensor histidine kinase: MLAVGILMLCLVFFAAILLKILGANDFLARSDEIVFYLLFISLVFSGALYFLLYNQSKKIAKIIYEKDKKLKKQASKIAQQNARQQSLIEGICHEIKNPVAIMRLSAQSLQASAFAQKIIYSCDKITKLLDTLNSAFIGDIEPKIEKIDLAELALRVKNELADERIEISGQKCVFCDRELMGLLLYNLISNALKYSSGRVIIRLSKSGIFVRDFGEGFSKSEKELIFKKFYKGQNHKNSGSLGFGLWACKQICKIHSFLLKANSTKHGSTFAVLCADA; this comes from the coding sequence ATGTTAGCGGTGGGAATTCTTATGCTTTGCTTAGTGTTTTTTGCTGCTATTTTGCTAAAGATTTTAGGCGCAAATGACTTTTTAGCTAGAAGCGATGAGATAGTGTTTTACTTGCTTTTTATCTCACTTGTTTTTAGCGGGGCTTTGTATTTTTTACTCTACAATCAAAGCAAAAAAATCGCAAAAATCATCTACGAAAAAGATAAAAAACTAAAAAAACAAGCCAGCAAAATCGCCCAACAAAACGCTAGGCAACAAAGCCTGATTGAGGGCATTTGCCATGAAATAAAAAACCCAGTAGCCATAATGCGCCTAAGTGCTCAAAGCTTACAAGCTAGTGCCTTTGCGCAAAAAATCATCTACTCTTGCGATAAAATCACAAAGCTACTTGATACGCTAAACTCAGCTTTTATAGGCGATATAGAGCCAAAAATAGAAAAAATAGACCTAGCAGAGCTAGCCCTAAGAGTAAAAAACGAACTAGCAGATGAGCGAATAGAAATAAGCGGGCAAAAGTGCGTGTTTTGTGATAGGGAGCTAATGGGCTTGCTGCTTTATAATCTAATTTCAAATGCGCTAAAATACAGCTCTGGGCGTGTTATCATAAGACTTAGTAAAAGCGGAATTTTCGTGCGAGACTTTGGCGAGGGTTTTAGCAAAAGTGAAAAAGAGCTGATTTTTAAGAAGTTTTATAAAGGGCAAAATCACAAAAACAGCGGCTCTCTTGGCTTTGGACTTTGGGCTTGTAAGCAAATTTGTAAAATCCATAGCTTTTTGCTAAAAGCAAACTCTACAAAGCACGGCAGCACCTTTGCTGTGCTTTGCGCTGACGCGTAG
- a CDS encoding HypC/HybG/HupF family hydrogenase formation chaperone gives MCLSIPSKVLSIDENNFAIVETLGVKRGVSLDLIGEPVAVGEYILIHVGFAMSKIDTEQALASLELYQKIADDMSSGEIDESEGDLGLKAMSKA, from the coding sequence ATGTGTCTTTCAATACCTTCAAAAGTGCTTAGCATTGATGAAAATAACTTTGCTATCGTTGAGACTTTGGGCGTAAAGCGTGGCGTGAGCTTGGATCTCATCGGTGAGCCAGTAGCTGTGGGCGAGTATATACTTATACATGTGGGCTTTGCGATGAGCAAAATCGACACCGAACAAGCCCTAGCAAGCTTAGAGCTATACCAAAAAATCGCTGATGATATGAGCAGTGGCGAGATAGATGAGAGTGAGGGCGACCTTGGCTTAAAGGCGATGAGCAAGGCATAA
- the hypD gene encoding hydrogenase formation protein HypD, whose product MDLINDFRDKDKILALSKLIRAKSKALKKPLNIMEICGGHTHSIMKFGLPQLVGESINFIHGPGCPVCVMPRRAIDEACKLASMENTIFTTLADMIRVPGSTHSLAQLRGQGHDIRALYSPLEALEIARQNPSKNVIFFAIGFETTTPMSAVLVEKTLNENVKNLFFHINHVTVPAPLRAIMSDETAKIDGFLGPSHVSVIVGSDEYKGLCAEFKKPIAISGFEPLDVMASVLNVLEQCLAGTHEVYNEYSRVVSAKGNEVAKTLINKYFMPCDMLWRGLGLIEQSGLDLRSEYDALNAKKRFDCSVMSKPESKACICPQILKGLAKPYDCKVFGKACTPQSPIGSCMVSGEGACAAYYKYARNI is encoded by the coding sequence ATGGATCTAATAAACGATTTTAGGGATAAGGATAAGATTTTAGCCCTTTCTAAGCTAATAAGGGCAAAAAGCAAGGCGCTAAAAAAGCCGCTTAATATAATGGAAATCTGCGGTGGGCACACGCATAGTATAATGAAGTTTGGCTTGCCGCAGCTTGTGGGAGAGAGCATTAACTTCATCCACGGACCAGGTTGTCCTGTGTGCGTGATGCCGCGCAGGGCTATTGATGAGGCTTGCAAACTAGCAAGTATGGAAAATACGATATTTACGACCTTAGCTGATATGATAAGAGTGCCTGGCAGCACGCACAGCCTAGCACAGCTTAGAGGGCAGGGGCATGATATAAGGGCACTTTATAGCCCACTTGAAGCCTTAGAAATCGCTAGGCAAAACCCTAGCAAAAATGTAATATTTTTTGCTATTGGCTTTGAGACTACGACGCCGATGAGTGCTGTGCTAGTAGAAAAAACACTAAATGAAAATGTAAAAAATCTCTTTTTTCACATAAATCATGTTACAGTCCCTGCGCCACTGCGAGCGATAATGAGCGACGAAACAGCCAAAATCGATGGCTTTTTGGGCCCATCGCATGTAAGCGTGATCGTAGGAAGTGATGAGTATAAGGGGCTTTGCGCTGAGTTTAAAAAGCCTATTGCAATTTCAGGCTTTGAGCCTCTTGATGTGATGGCTAGCGTGCTAAATGTGTTAGAGCAATGTCTAGCAGGCACGCACGAGGTCTATAACGAATACTCAAGAGTTGTCTCTGCAAAGGGTAATGAAGTGGCTAAAACGCTCATAAATAAATACTTTATGCCCTGTGATATGCTCTGGCGTGGGCTTGGGCTAATAGAGCAAAGCGGACTTGATCTGCGCAGCGAGTATGACGCGCTAAACGCTAAAAAACGCTTTGATTGTAGCGTTATGAGTAAGCCTGAGAGCAAGGCGTGTATTTGTCCGCAGATTTTAAAAGGACTTGCAAAGCCTTATGATTGTAAGGTATTTGGCAAAGCCTGCACGCCGCAAAGCCCCATAGGCTCGTGTATGGTGAGCGGCGAGGGAGCCTGTGCTGCTTACTACAAATACGCTAGAAATATTTAG
- a CDS encoding EAL domain-containing protein, producing the protein MFEKILTKIANYKGDFEGLSAIIKDTCEELKIAKLESFFYEQNAKEQPACVLYAKDGAKSHFAFAKKYEGEKTLVFHIHAFDESKPWTAMQKEQIQVFTMVLFTFYQKFEQQDSQKDPKTKKIEKDCLKAIKNGEFVAFYQPKVLLSNYTLFGAEALCRWQKDGKLVPPIEFIPVLEQSELICKLDFYMLECICKDIRRWLDEGKKVVKISVNLSRNNLKNENLLSDLLAIIDRHKVPHELIEIEILESSGEVSYKELEKLICGLKEHGIGAAVDDFGTGFSSLSLLKALPWNVIKIDRSLLPENSSKNSEQYRLLSHLLTMLYDMGFKCLVEGVETLEHIKILKENNCYVAQGYYFDRPLPVEQFEKRLLGIKE; encoded by the coding sequence ATGTTTGAGAAAATATTAACAAAAATAGCAAATTATAAAGGCGACTTTGAGGGCTTATCAGCTATCATCAAAGACACCTGCGAAGAGCTAAAAATCGCAAAACTAGAGTCCTTTTTTTATGAACAAAACGCCAAAGAACAGCCAGCCTGCGTGCTTTACGCAAAAGATGGTGCCAAAAGCCACTTTGCCTTTGCCAAAAAATACGAGGGAGAAAAAACACTAGTTTTTCACATCCACGCCTTTGATGAAAGCAAGCCTTGGACTGCTATGCAAAAAGAGCAAATTCAAGTTTTTACAATGGTTTTATTTACTTTTTACCAAAAATTTGAACAGCAAGATAGCCAAAAAGACCCAAAAACCAAAAAAATAGAAAAAGATTGCCTAAAAGCTATTAAAAACGGCGAGTTTGTGGCTTTTTATCAGCCAAAGGTGCTGCTTAGTAATTACACTCTTTTTGGTGCTGAGGCGCTGTGTAGGTGGCAAAAGGACGGCAAATTAGTGCCGCCAATTGAGTTTATACCGGTACTAGAGCAAAGCGAGCTTATTTGCAAGCTCGATTTTTACATGCTTGAGTGTATTTGCAAAGATATCAGGCGCTGGCTTGATGAGGGCAAAAAAGTAGTAAAAATCTCAGTAAATCTCTCACGCAACAACCTAAAAAACGAAAATCTGCTAAGCGACTTGCTAGCCATCATAGATAGGCACAAAGTCCCGCACGAACTAATAGAAATCGAGATTTTAGAAAGCTCAGGCGAGGTAAGCTATAAAGAGCTAGAAAAGCTCATCTGTGGGCTAAAAGAACATGGCATCGGGGCAGCGGTAGATGACTTTGGCACCGGCTTTTCATCGCTTAGCCTACTAAAGGCACTGCCTTGGAATGTGATAAAAATCGACCGTAGCCTACTGCCTGAAAACAGCAGCAAAAACAGCGAGCAATACCGCTTGCTTAGCCACCTTTTAACCATGCTTTACGATATGGGCTTTAAGTGCTTGGTTGAGGGTGTAGAGACCTTAGAACATATAAAAATCTTAAAAGAAAATAATTGCTATGTAGCACAAGGATATTATTTTGATAGACCTTTGCCAGTAGAGCAGTTTGAAAAGCGACTTTTAGGGATAAAAGAGTAA
- a CDS encoding PocR ligand-binding domain-containing protein: protein MESKIRLNQLINEDIIKQFQRSFATFTGLQINAYDMEGDLIVSSDESTPIKCKNEGLNLALKHKKAMIFNCAGSVYFTSPIIVEREVIACFIGIGAKDARRCQNAEQIQKSAKFLELLSSAISQMAHDNYRALKNSEQQKEVLKSQARFIMSVSTKIQEFLQNIFSSLDNISKNIKNEQNEEHLKCLSNASHSVFASIKDMIDYIKMSDEKIYLEEIKYQSSELKEQIFAQLLGYDARVILAPNVPEWLFGDPGRIGQMLVKIIKTILNEKSKAKILINLDSKKLAYALNLNITLNISKLENDEIEAFKNIFEEVNINFKNEKFDAVFLYLLFEQMFVSLDIKRNANSVTIMASIPQLKVSNN, encoded by the coding sequence TTGGAAAGTAAAATAAGATTAAATCAGCTAATAAACGAAGATATAATAAAACAATTTCAAAGATCATTTGCTACTTTTACAGGACTGCAAATCAATGCCTACGATATGGAAGGCGATCTAATAGTTTCCAGCGATGAAAGCACGCCAATAAAGTGCAAAAACGAAGGGCTAAATCTAGCTCTAAAACATAAAAAAGCTATGATTTTTAACTGTGCTGGGAGCGTGTATTTTACCTCGCCGATAATCGTAGAGCGCGAGGTCATAGCCTGTTTTATAGGTATAGGAGCAAAAGACGCCAGGAGGTGCCAAAACGCAGAACAAATCCAAAAATCAGCCAAGTTTTTAGAATTGCTCTCAAGCGCAATCTCGCAAATGGCACACGACAACTACCGCGCCCTAAAAAATAGCGAGCAACAAAAAGAGGTCTTAAAATCCCAAGCTCGCTTTATTATGAGTGTATCAACTAAAATTCAAGAATTCCTACAAAACATTTTTAGCTCTCTTGATAACATAAGCAAAAATATAAAAAACGAGCAAAACGAAGAGCACCTAAAATGCTTAAGCAACGCTAGTCACAGCGTTTTTGCTTCTATTAAAGATATGATTGATTACATAAAAATGAGCGATGAGAAAATCTACCTTGAAGAAATAAAATATCAAAGCAGTGAGCTAAAAGAGCAGATTTTTGCCCAGCTATTGGGCTATGATGCAAGGGTGATTTTGGCTCCTAATGTGCCAGAGTGGCTTTTTGGTGATCCAGGTCGCATCGGTCAAATGCTAGTAAAAATCATAAAAACCATATTAAATGAAAAAAGCAAGGCAAAAATACTAATAAATTTGGATAGCAAAAAGCTAGCTTACGCTTTAAATCTAAATATCACGCTAAATATCTCAAAGCTAGAAAATGATGAAATAGAAGCGTTTAAAAATATTTTTGAAGAAGTAAATATAAACTTTAAAAACGAAAAGTTTGATGCTGTGTTTTTATACCTGCTTTTTGAGCAAATGTTTGTGAGCCTTGATATCAAAAGAAACGCTAATAGCGTCACTATCATGGCAAGCATACCTCAGCTAAAAGTAAGCAATAACTAA
- a CDS encoding SixA phosphatase family protein: protein MKIVYFIRHAKAVHDGTPDFDRGLEQRGFSDARLMAEHLKEKNVKFDKIISSPSKRTMMTAQIFAQVLEYNKNIKEVKELYASSAGRIISVLNDVKDKHDCVAIVGHNEEITEVCELLSDETLGHIPTSGVCAIAFKVASWADVEIGSGKMIYFDSPKRAKKYKKH, encoded by the coding sequence ATGAAAATAGTATATTTTATCCGCCACGCAAAGGCAGTTCATGATGGCACACCTGATTTTGATAGAGGCTTAGAGCAGCGTGGATTTAGCGATGCAAGGCTGATGGCAGAGCATTTGAAAGAAAAAAATGTGAAATTTGATAAAATCATCTCTAGCCCATCAAAGCGCACGATGATGACGGCGCAGATTTTTGCGCAGGTTTTGGAATATAATAAAAATATAAAAGAAGTAAAAGAGCTCTACGCAAGCAGCGCAGGCCGCATAATCTCAGTGCTAAATGATGTAAAAGACAAGCACGACTGCGTGGCAATTGTAGGGCATAATGAAGAAATCACCGAAGTCTGTGAACTACTAAGCGATGAGACACTAGGGCATATACCTACAAGTGGGGTTTGTGCTATTGCCTTTAAGGTCGCTAGCTGGGCGGATGTGGAGATAGGCTCAGGTAAGATGATATATTTTGATAGTCCAAAAAGGGCAAAAAAATATAAAAAACACTAG
- a CDS encoding ferritin-like domain-containing protein gives MNFFEAIWDCLNESSISSKTIKLRAIEANLNSISFEGLAKPKSLQTPSYASFCKVYEMSDFPRIKNTDKNAVFLHAIAHIEYSAIDIALDACYRFRGLPLQYYSDWMEVANDEIRHFSKINEQLEKTGIKYGDLPVHNGLFVALQKTQHSLIDRMAILPRHMEASGLDANTNILSKIDENSPLRSLLELIRDEEVSHVAKGDKWFKYACKQEGIEPNSWLEIVRKYYPKAFENPKPIDKERRFQAGFSADEIAQIELLATKNKENI, from the coding sequence ATGAACTTTTTTGAAGCGATTTGGGACTGTCTAAACGAAAGTAGCATTTCTAGCAAAACTATAAAGCTGCGTGCTATAGAAGCAAATCTTAATAGCATTAGCTTTGAGGGGCTAGCAAAGCCTAAAAGCTTGCAAACTCCAAGCTACGCTAGTTTTTGTAAAGTCTATGAAATGTCTGATTTTCCAAGGATAAAAAATACTGATAAAAATGCTGTATTTTTACATGCTATCGCTCACATTGAGTATAGTGCTATTGATATCGCTCTTGATGCTTGCTACCGCTTTAGAGGTTTGCCGCTGCAGTATTATAGCGACTGGATGGAGGTAGCAAATGATGAGATCAGACATTTTAGCAAGATAAACGAACAGCTAGAAAAAACAGGTATAAAATACGGCGATTTACCGGTTCACAACGGGCTTTTTGTCGCTTTACAAAAGACTCAGCACAGCTTGATTGATCGCATGGCGATACTTCCTCGCCACATGGAGGCAAGCGGACTAGATGCAAATACAAATATTTTGAGCAAAATAGATGAGAACTCGCCGCTTCGATCTTTGCTAGAACTAATCCGTGATGAAGAAGTCTCGCATGTGGCAAAAGGCGATAAGTGGTTTAAATACGCCTGCAAACAAGAGGGCATAGAGCCTAACTCTTGGCTAGAAATCGTGCGAAAATACTATCCAAAGGCCTTTGAAAATCCAAAGCCTATTGATAAAGAACGCAGATTTCAGGCTGGATTTAGCGCAGATGAAATCGCACAAATCGAGCTACTAGCTACAAAAAATAAAGAAAACATATGA
- a CDS encoding rhomboid family intramembrane serine protease has product MCLLVILNVLVYIFTSLSVSDYYYMLLGLNALFFEGFYHQLLSSIFMHGSAEHLGMNMLALIAFGYRLERALGAFNFALLYLLGGVLTNLLSLSYLYFEPYSNLVGASGAICVLFGFMAYFMPMLRSGLFVGLLIMSFAPMLLGVQVAWYAHLFGFGVGFGAGFLKARKG; this is encoded by the coding sequence ATTTGCCTTTTAGTTATCCTTAATGTTTTAGTATATATTTTTACTAGCTTGAGCGTAAGTGATTACTATTACATGCTTTTGGGGCTAAATGCTCTGTTTTTTGAGGGTTTTTATCATCAGCTTTTAAGCTCTATTTTTATGCACGGCTCGGCTGAGCATTTGGGGATGAATATGCTAGCTCTCATTGCCTTTGGATACCGCTTAGAGCGTGCTTTGGGAGCATTTAACTTTGCTTTGCTTTATTTACTTGGTGGTGTGCTTACAAACTTGCTTAGTCTTAGCTACCTTTATTTTGAGCCTTACTCAAATCTAGTAGGCGCAAGTGGTGCTATATGCGTGCTTTTTGGCTTTATGGCGTATTTTATGCCTATGCTTCGCTCAGGGCTTTTTGTAGGACTTTTGATCATGAGTTTTGCGCCTATGCTACTTGGGGTTCAAGTAGCGTGGTATGCGCATCTTTTTGGCTTTGGCGTGGGCTTTGGCGCAGGGTTTTTAAAAGCTAGAAAAGGATAG
- a CDS encoding CHAP domain-containing protein, translating to MRKKFKTLVFLALGAFFITGCATGSSQSATNFYNKNKQSYQTSTEKREKNPNFNLKKYTNTRIGGDCSGLITAINKNNNSAIFDPKELNKYYTSGRKSQAMFDLYKDKNKIYFSQPQVGDLVFFNNTTRATKGRSKKLITHVGIVSKVNKDGSVEFLHNTGGKNVVSVMNLSLPNDHQIAGKKVNAYIISRCKDSSCLVSNRFSGYGRIK from the coding sequence GTGAGAAAAAAGTTTAAAACATTAGTATTTCTAGCTTTGGGGGCATTTTTTATCACAGGTTGTGCCACTGGTAGTTCGCAAAGCGCGACAAACTTTTATAACAAAAATAAGCAATCTTATCAAACAAGCACAGAAAAAAGAGAAAAAAATCCAAACTTTAATCTAAAAAAATACACAAACACTCGCATTGGTGGTGATTGCTCAGGGCTAATTACAGCGATAAATAAAAATAATAATAGCGCAATTTTTGATCCAAAAGAGCTAAACAAATACTACACCAGCGGTCGCAAAAGTCAAGCTATGTTTGATTTATATAAAGATAAAAACAAAATTTATTTTTCTCAGCCACAAGTAGGCGATCTAGTGTTTTTTAACAACACCACAAGAGCCACCAAAGGTCGCAGTAAAAAGCTTATCACGCATGTTGGGATTGTCTCAAAGGTAAATAAAGACGGTAGCGTGGAATTTTTACACAACACAGGTGGCAAAAATGTCGTTAGCGTGATGAATCTAAGCCTACCAAACGATCATCAAATAGCTGGTAAAAAGGTAAATGCTTATATCATCTCAAGATGCAAGGACAGCTCATGCCTTGTTAGCAATCGTTTTAGCGGCTATGGTCGTATAAAATAA